One Desulfovibrio fairfieldensis genomic window carries:
- a CDS encoding GlsB/YeaQ/YmgE family stress response membrane protein: MGIISWIIFGLVAGAIAKFILPGRLERGFIVTSLLGIVGACVGGFIGTWLGFGKVTGFNLPSFFVAVLGALLVLIIHGKLTSR, translated from the coding sequence ATGGGCATTATATCCTGGATTATTTTTGGCCTGGTCGCCGGCGCCATTGCGAAATTCATTTTGCCGGGACGTCTTGAACGCGGCTTTATTGTGACATCCCTGTTAGGAATCGTCGGCGCATGTGTCGGCGGATTCATCGGCACATGGCTTGGTTTCGGCAAAGTAACCGGATTTAACCTGCCGAGCTTTTTTGTGGCCGTACTGGGAGCGCTTCTCGTCTTGATCATCCACGGCAAACTTACATCGAGATAA
- a CDS encoding 2Fe-2S iron-sulfur cluster-binding protein — protein MQSSSNTRTVRIFRYDPEKGGDGSFQSYTLEIPNPDTTTILDVLLRIQKEQDPSIAFRFACRVNMCGSCGMVINGREGLACKTNVCDLPSGQDITLRPLNHFPIVKDLVVDMGPFFAKYEEALPFFEPLEKRAEPYVIKPDDKNRVDIGMATDCIACGCCVSSCTMVDNHEGYCGPAALNRAFTLLADERDALFEPRLTRALDSCYNCRTEFNCTEVCPKSISGTRAIKYIQRLALKNLKAVKPLPPHPAETAKSTPAQAAQVIQAAQTDQAAAVPPRACYASDASRRSFLKSATGLVGAGIVISLGAVLGVSAVGPTLADQPRQWVDAGPEKDFPVGDITSVTLHYKRSQAFHAENKEVPVLVRRDSEQDFICFSSSCPHLGCAVSWDELSRRFKCACHGGAFDRDGKVIAGPPPSPLVRLPWKLDNGILKVEVV, from the coding sequence ATGCAATCTTCAAGCAATACGCGCACGGTACGGATATTCCGCTACGACCCCGAAAAGGGCGGAGACGGGAGCTTTCAGAGCTACACGCTGGAAATCCCAAATCCCGACACCACCACTATTCTGGACGTGCTGCTGCGCATCCAGAAGGAACAGGACCCAAGCATTGCCTTCCGCTTCGCCTGCCGCGTGAACATGTGCGGCTCCTGCGGCATGGTCATCAACGGTCGCGAGGGCCTGGCCTGCAAAACCAACGTCTGCGACCTGCCCTCTGGCCAGGACATCACCCTGCGGCCGCTGAACCACTTCCCTATCGTCAAGGATCTGGTGGTGGACATGGGCCCGTTTTTCGCCAAGTACGAAGAAGCCCTGCCCTTCTTCGAACCGCTTGAAAAACGCGCCGAGCCCTACGTCATCAAGCCGGACGACAAAAACCGGGTGGACATCGGCATGGCCACGGACTGCATCGCCTGCGGCTGCTGCGTGTCGAGCTGCACCATGGTGGACAACCATGAAGGCTATTGCGGCCCGGCGGCCCTCAACCGCGCTTTCACCCTGCTGGCCGACGAACGCGACGCGCTCTTTGAGCCGCGCCTGACCAGAGCACTGGACAGCTGCTACAACTGCCGCACCGAATTCAATTGCACGGAAGTCTGTCCCAAGTCCATCAGCGGCACACGGGCCATCAAGTACATCCAGCGCCTGGCCCTGAAAAACCTCAAGGCCGTCAAGCCCCTTCCACCGCATCCCGCCGAGACGGCCAAGAGCACCCCGGCCCAAGCGGCCCAAGTGATCCAGGCGGCTCAAACCGATCAGGCGGCCGCCGTCCCGCCGCGCGCCTGCTACGCCTCCGACGCATCCCGCCGTTCCTTTCTCAAAAGCGCCACCGGTCTGGTGGGCGCGGGAATCGTGATTTCCCTGGGGGCCGTTCTGGGCGTCAGCGCCGTGGGTCCCACCCTGGCGGATCAACCCCGCCAGTGGGTGGATGCCGGTCCGGAAAAGGACTTTCCGGTGGGCGATATCACCAGTGTCACCCTACATTACAAGCGCAGCCAGGCCTTCCACGCCGAAAACAAGGAAGTGCCGGTGCTGGTGCGCCGCGATTCCGAACAGGACTTCATCTGCTTCAGCAGCAGTTGCCCGCATCTGGGCTGCGCCGTGAGCTGGGACGAGCTTTCCCGGCGCTTCAAGTGCGCCTGCCACGGCGGAGCCTTTGACAGGGACGGCAAGGTCATTGCCGGGCCGCCGCCGTCGCCGCTGGTCCGTCTGCCCTGGAAACTGGACAACGGCATTCTTAAGGTGGAGGTGGTCTAA
- a CDS encoding dimethylmenaquinone methyltransferase encodes MSTLRYRIMPHSEEAPFSLPELFADLAVADICDALGRNAALPSAIKPLGVARLLGTAYTVNLPAGENLLLYYAVDNARPGDVLAVACDGYEDRAVCGEIMAALARKRGLAGFVVDGAVRDADALRAMDFPVYARAVSPNGPYKDGCGEINAPIAMGNAVIRPGDILVADGDGIVAVSRDEAESAAIQARAIRDTGLRKLKSIEKTGKLDFTWLYEKLAAGSCAIFD; translated from the coding sequence ATGAGTACCCTACGATACAGAATCATGCCGCACAGTGAAGAAGCGCCTTTCTCTCTGCCGGAACTCTTTGCGGACCTGGCCGTGGCCGACATCTGCGACGCCCTGGGCCGCAACGCCGCCCTGCCCTCGGCCATCAAGCCTCTGGGCGTCGCTCGCCTGCTGGGCACGGCCTACACGGTCAATCTGCCCGCCGGTGAAAACCTGTTGCTCTACTACGCTGTGGATAATGCCCGGCCCGGCGATGTGCTGGCCGTGGCCTGCGACGGATACGAAGACCGCGCCGTGTGCGGCGAGATCATGGCCGCTCTGGCCCGCAAGCGGGGCTTGGCCGGTTTTGTGGTGGACGGGGCGGTGCGGGACGCGGACGCCCTGCGGGCCATGGACTTTCCGGTCTACGCCCGCGCGGTTTCACCCAACGGTCCGTACAAGGACGGCTGCGGCGAAATCAACGCGCCCATTGCCATGGGCAATGCGGTGATCAGGCCGGGCGACATACTGGTGGCCGACGGCGACGGCATTGTGGCCGTCAGCCGGGACGAAGCCGAATCCGCGGCCATACAGGCCCGCGCCATCCGGGATACCGGCTTGCGTAAGCTCAAATCCATTGAAAAAACCGGTAAGCTGGATTTCACCTGGCTGTACGAAAAACTGGCGGCCGGTTCCTGCGCTATCTTTGACTGA
- a CDS encoding fumarate hydratase: protein MDSFDYTIVEEAAKQCYIKALCDLPPDVRAALKKAYERETQPAARSVFEAMFKAIEIADSKKTLLCQDTGLPIYKVRIGSAHAWNGAKIKAALYEGAKRATQEFPFRSSSTHTITRVNPQTSVGPGLPVTYFDFDGESADLDILMIPKGSGSENMSKMKMFYPQHGIKAVKKFILDTVIESGANPCPPGIIGVGLGGTADLVMKLAKDAIARPVGQRNPDPLLAEMEEELEEAINATGRGPMGLGGDVSCLAVHIESAYTHITQNPVAVNTQCWPARRARAVITPAGQVSYGY, encoded by the coding sequence ATGGACAGCTTTGATTACACCATCGTGGAAGAAGCGGCCAAGCAGTGCTACATCAAGGCGCTCTGCGATCTGCCGCCCGATGTGCGCGCAGCCCTGAAAAAAGCCTATGAGAGGGAAACCCAGCCCGCTGCCCGCAGCGTTTTCGAGGCCATGTTCAAGGCCATCGAGATCGCGGACAGCAAAAAGACCCTGCTCTGCCAGGATACTGGCCTGCCCATCTACAAAGTGCGCATCGGCTCGGCCCACGCCTGGAACGGCGCGAAAATCAAGGCCGCCCTCTACGAAGGGGCCAAACGCGCCACCCAGGAGTTTCCTTTCCGCAGCAGTTCCACCCACACCATCACCCGGGTCAACCCCCAGACTTCGGTGGGACCGGGCCTGCCCGTGACCTACTTCGACTTTGACGGGGAAAGCGCGGACCTGGACATTCTGATGATTCCCAAGGGTTCAGGTTCGGAGAACATGAGCAAGATGAAGATGTTCTACCCGCAGCACGGCATCAAGGCCGTGAAGAAGTTCATTCTGGACACGGTCATTGAAAGCGGCGCCAACCCCTGCCCTCCGGGCATCATCGGCGTGGGCCTGGGCGGCACCGCCGACCTGGTCATGAAGCTGGCCAAGGACGCCATCGCGCGGCCCGTGGGCCAACGCAATCCCGACCCCCTGCTGGCCGAAATGGAAGAAGAGCTGGAAGAGGCCATCAACGCCACGGGGCGCGGGCCCATGGGGCTGGGCGGCGACGTGTCCTGTCTCGCCGTGCATATTGAGAGCGCCTATACCCACATCACCCAGAATCCCGTGGCCGTGAACACGCAATGCTGGCCCGCGCGCCGAGCTCGCGCCGTGATCACGCCCGCCGGCCAGGTGTCCTACGGTTATTAA
- a CDS encoding UxaA family hydrolase, with protein sequence MGVDFVVHEKGDGVGVVVVEGLKKGQECTGWIMQEDELITFQVLDDIPIGHKVALHNFAVNDTVVKYGTDIGKVVKPIKQGEHLHVHNVKTKRW encoded by the coding sequence ATGGGCGTTGATTTTGTTGTTCACGAAAAAGGCGACGGCGTGGGCGTTGTGGTCGTGGAAGGATTGAAAAAGGGACAGGAATGCACCGGCTGGATCATGCAGGAGGATGAGCTGATCACCTTTCAGGTTCTGGACGACATCCCGATTGGTCACAAAGTGGCCCTGCACAATTTCGCGGTCAATGACACGGTCGTCAAATACGGTACGGACATCGGCAAGGTGGTCAAGCCCATCAAGCAGGGCGAACACCTTCATGTGCACAACGTCAAAACCAAGAGGTGGTAG
- a CDS encoding L-aspartate oxidase, with amino-acid sequence MNADYKVDLLVLGMGAAAQLAAIYAHDADPDLNILIATKALKGKGGCSRMVQGGFNVVLDPGDSHEKHLMDTLKGGQYINDQDLALALVEQATPTVKELETVCGCFFDRRPDGHIHQKAFAGQCFDRTVHKGDLTGIEIISRTTEQVFKRRIPVLEETRAVELLLDAEGTTVTGALLYNMRTGAFITVEAAATLVATGGGPTQYRFHAPGPEKSADGIAMLYRAGALMRDMEMIQFHPTGLIIPGSVVAGALLEEGLRGAGAHLYNGAGERYMLKYAPDVAERATRDVVSRSAYLEMMAGRACPEGGVRIDAAHLGADFVLKSFPGMAERCAQFKYDLAHGMVPVSPSAHFFMGGAAIGVDCRASLDKLFVAGEDAGGVHGANRLGGNGIGESCVYGRLAGKSIAAYLSKPENRRIKDSAPGMAKEAMARISAPLTRKGGTSPFANRREIQETNWVKVGVVRKESALEEALDDFAGLRRDVERAGVSGGRAYNMLFNTHLDTLNMIDVSVMAAVSALQRQETRGAHTREDFPEQRDDYGLFNTFMRRGDDGLPVFEKKDVVFKHKSLEACQKHKK; translated from the coding sequence ATGAATGCGGACTACAAAGTGGATTTACTGGTGCTGGGCATGGGCGCCGCGGCGCAACTGGCGGCCATCTATGCCCATGATGCCGACCCGGACCTGAACATCCTCATTGCCACCAAGGCGCTGAAGGGCAAAGGCGGATGCAGCCGCATGGTTCAAGGCGGCTTCAACGTGGTGCTCGACCCCGGCGATTCCCATGAAAAGCATCTCATGGATACGCTCAAGGGCGGGCAGTACATCAACGATCAGGACCTGGCCCTGGCTCTGGTGGAGCAGGCCACGCCCACGGTCAAGGAGCTGGAAACCGTCTGCGGCTGTTTTTTCGACCGCCGTCCCGACGGGCACATCCATCAGAAGGCCTTCGCCGGCCAGTGCTTTGACCGCACCGTGCACAAGGGCGACCTGACGGGCATTGAGATCATCAGCCGCACCACAGAGCAGGTCTTCAAGCGCCGGATCCCGGTACTCGAGGAAACCCGCGCCGTGGAGCTGCTGCTGGATGCCGAGGGAACCACGGTCACCGGCGCGCTGCTTTACAATATGCGCACCGGCGCGTTCATCACCGTGGAGGCCGCGGCCACCCTGGTGGCCACCGGCGGCGGCCCCACCCAGTACCGCTTCCATGCCCCCGGACCGGAAAAGTCCGCCGACGGCATCGCCATGCTGTACCGGGCGGGCGCGCTGATGCGCGACATGGAAATGATCCAGTTCCACCCCACGGGCCTGATCATTCCCGGCAGCGTGGTGGCCGGCGCACTGCTGGAAGAAGGCCTGCGCGGCGCGGGCGCCCATCTCTACAACGGCGCGGGCGAGCGCTACATGCTCAAGTACGCGCCGGACGTGGCCGAACGCGCCACCCGCGATGTGGTCAGCCGTTCCGCCTATCTGGAAATGATGGCCGGGCGCGCCTGTCCCGAGGGCGGCGTGCGTATCGACGCGGCCCACCTCGGCGCGGATTTTGTGCTCAAAAGCTTTCCCGGCATGGCTGAACGTTGCGCCCAGTTCAAATACGATCTGGCCCACGGCATGGTGCCCGTGTCGCCCTCGGCCCACTTCTTCATGGGCGGGGCCGCCATCGGCGTGGACTGCCGGGCCTCTCTGGACAAACTCTTCGTCGCCGGCGAGGACGCGGGCGGCGTGCACGGGGCCAACCGTCTGGGCGGCAACGGCATCGGTGAATCCTGCGTCTACGGCCGCCTGGCCGGAAAGTCCATCGCAGCCTACCTGTCCAAGCCGGAAAACCGCCGCATCAAGGACAGCGCGCCCGGCATGGCCAAAGAGGCCATGGCCCGCATCAGCGCGCCGCTCACCCGCAAGGGGGGCACCTCGCCTTTCGCCAATCGCCGCGAAATCCAGGAAACCAACTGGGTCAAGGTGGGCGTGGTGCGCAAGGAATCCGCCCTGGAAGAGGCCCTCGACGACTTCGCCGGCCTGCGCCGGGATGTGGAACGGGCCGGCGTGAGCGGAGGTCGAGCCTACAACATGCTCTTCAACACCCATCTGGACACCCTGAACATGATCGACGTTTCCGTCATGGCCGCCGTTTCCGCGCTGCAGCGCCAGGAAACCAGGGGAGCGCACACGCGCGAGGACTTCCCCGAACAACGCGACGACTACGGTCTGTTCAACACCTTCATGCGGCGCGGCGACGACGGTCTGCCGGTCTTTGAAAAGAAGGATGTGGTCTTCAAGCACAAGTCGCTTGAGGCCTGCCAGAAGCACAAAAAGTAA
- a CDS encoding succinate dehydrogenase, with translation MNTPELDYRKPMQWGEIDPYRRGRAHVGMWAWLLQRVSAVFVVVLLILHLCFTYKPYIQFLLLLAVTLHASLGIRVILLDFNLAKITSARRLVPWTLGLGLIAALIAWFAIY, from the coding sequence ATGAATACGCCTGAACTTGATTACAGAAAGCCCATGCAGTGGGGGGAAATTGATCCGTACCGGCGCGGGCGGGCGCATGTGGGCATGTGGGCCTGGCTGCTGCAACGCGTCAGCGCCGTTTTTGTCGTCGTGCTGCTGATCCTGCATCTCTGCTTCACCTACAAGCCCTATATTCAGTTTCTTCTGCTGCTGGCCGTAACCCTGCACGCCTCTCTGGGCATCCGCGTCATCCTTCTGGACTTCAACCTCGCCAAAATAACCTCGGCGCGCCGTCTGGTGCCCTGGACGCTGGGCCTGGGTCTCATCGCCGCGCTGATTGCCTGGTTTGCCATCTACTAA
- a CDS encoding UxaA family hydrolase has product MNKKFWGYRRENGRVGIRNHVVLLPLDDLSNAACQAVANNIKGTLALPHHYGRLQFGEDLDLHFRTLIGAGCNPNVAAVVVIGIEPVWTQQIVDGIAKTGKPVAGFSIEKNGDLNTIAAASRKAKEFLQQVTDYQRVECDIKELWVSCKCGESDTTSGIASNPTVGNAFDKLWEAGATTLFGETTEITGGEHLVAARCVNEDVKKKFMYFFDRYAKVVDDHKTNDLCDSQPTKGNIEGGLTTIEEKALGNIQKIGRKAPVMGCLDKAESPSGPGLWFMDSSSAAAEMVTLAAASGFVVHFFPTGQGNVIGNPILPVIKLSANPRTVRTMSEHIDVDVTGLLQREYDLNAAGDKLLEMMVRTCNGRNTSAEALGHREFVMTRLYESA; this is encoded by the coding sequence ATGAATAAGAAATTCTGGGGTTACAGAAGGGAAAACGGCCGCGTGGGTATCCGCAACCACGTTGTTCTGCTGCCTCTGGACGATCTGTCCAATGCGGCCTGCCAGGCGGTGGCCAACAACATCAAGGGCACCCTGGCCCTGCCGCACCATTACGGCCGCCTGCAGTTCGGCGAGGATCTGGACCTGCATTTCAGAACCCTGATCGGCGCGGGCTGCAATCCCAACGTGGCCGCAGTGGTGGTCATCGGCATCGAGCCGGTCTGGACGCAGCAGATCGTGGACGGCATCGCCAAAACCGGCAAACCCGTAGCCGGTTTCTCCATTGAGAAGAACGGCGACCTGAACACCATCGCCGCTGCCTCCCGCAAGGCCAAGGAATTCCTTCAGCAGGTCACCGATTACCAGCGTGTGGAATGCGATATCAAAGAGCTCTGGGTCTCCTGCAAATGCGGCGAATCGGACACCACCTCGGGCATTGCCTCCAATCCCACGGTGGGCAACGCCTTTGACAAGCTCTGGGAAGCCGGGGCCACCACCCTGTTCGGCGAAACCACGGAAATCACGGGCGGCGAACATCTGGTGGCCGCGCGCTGCGTCAATGAGGACGTGAAAAAAAAGTTCATGTACTTTTTCGACCGCTACGCCAAGGTGGTGGACGACCACAAAACCAATGACCTCTGCGACTCCCAGCCCACCAAGGGCAATATCGAAGGCGGTCTGACCACCATTGAGGAAAAGGCTCTGGGCAACATCCAGAAAATAGGCCGCAAGGCTCCTGTGATGGGCTGCCTGGACAAGGCCGAAAGCCCCAGCGGGCCTGGCCTGTGGTTCATGGACTCCTCTTCCGCCGCAGCGGAAATGGTCACCCTGGCGGCGGCCTCGGGTTTTGTGGTGCACTTCTTCCCCACGGGCCAGGGCAACGTGATCGGCAATCCCATTCTGCCGGTCATCAAACTCTCGGCCAATCCGCGTACCGTGCGCACCATGAGCGAGCACATCGACGTGGACGTGACCGGTCTGCTCCAGCGTGAATACGATCTGAACGCGGCGGGCGACAAGCTCCTGGAAATGATGGTCCGCACCTGCAACGGCCGCAATACCAGCGCCGAGGCCCTGGGCCATCGCGAGTTCGTCATGACCCGCCTGTACGAAAGCGCCTGA
- a CDS encoding DUF421 domain-containing protein, whose translation MDQAIMDSLVVYGNIAVKLAVGLTAFILLLRTTNRGQLTQMTPVDLIGNFVLGGIIGGVIYNPDIHIIKFIIVLALWEILVISVNSLRMHTESGRKMIVGSPTPIVIKGEYLQDKFQQAGLDIADFATLARMQGIHSLHDIWNAQLEPNGQVTIQKKDEPKRAIILVSNGVIDENAMKLIEKDEEWLKQELNKNGCDSCKDIFFAEWNEDTDAEGKKFGNLYIITCEKKEGQ comes from the coding sequence ATGGATCAGGCCATAATGGATTCACTTGTTGTATACGGAAACATCGCCGTAAAACTGGCCGTGGGCTTGACCGCTTTTATTCTGTTATTGCGGACGACCAATCGCGGCCAACTGACGCAGATGACGCCTGTGGACCTCATCGGCAACTTTGTGCTGGGCGGCATTATCGGCGGCGTTATTTATAATCCGGACATTCACATCATAAAATTCATCATCGTGCTGGCGCTGTGGGAGATTCTTGTGATCTCCGTCAATTCATTGCGCATGCATACTGAATCCGGGCGAAAAATGATTGTGGGCTCGCCCACTCCTATTGTGATCAAGGGAGAATATCTGCAGGACAAATTTCAACAGGCCGGACTTGATATTGCCGACTTTGCGACCCTGGCGCGAATGCAGGGCATTCATTCACTCCATGACATATGGAATGCGCAGCTTGAACCCAACGGTCAGGTCACCATCCAGAAAAAGGATGAACCCAAAAGGGCAATTATTCTTGTAAGCAACGGCGTTATCGATGAAAATGCCATGAAGCTGATCGAAAAAGATGAGGAATGGCTGAAACAGGAATTGAATAAAAACGGCTGTGATTCATGCAAAGATATTTTCTTTGCTGAATGGAACGAAGATACGGACGCTGAAGGAAAAAAATTCGGAAACCTCTATATCATTACGTGCGAAAAAAAAGAAGGACAATAA
- a CDS encoding FumA C-terminus/TtdB family hydratase beta subunit, translating into MSKIHHLTSPFSEEVIRSLHAGDIIYFDGPLFGIRDLTQIHIFDHNNPPPVSLEGMPCIHTAPSLRKVGDKWEKICVGTTTSTRMERFTPGLIGQYGVRAVIGKGGLYQDSLEAMKKYGAVYLAIVGGAAALETEQIEEVEQVYFEELHPEALYRFRVKNFGPLTVAMDSHGVHLYERVSEKIREKLPDIYARLGVS; encoded by the coding sequence ATGAGCAAGATTCATCATCTCACGTCGCCTTTTTCCGAGGAAGTTATCCGGAGCCTGCATGCCGGCGACATCATCTACTTTGACGGTCCGCTGTTCGGCATCCGCGATCTGACCCAGATTCACATTTTCGACCACAACAATCCCCCGCCGGTGAGTTTGGAGGGCATGCCCTGCATCCACACCGCGCCAAGCCTGCGCAAGGTCGGCGACAAATGGGAGAAAATCTGCGTGGGCACCACCACCAGCACCCGAATGGAGCGCTTCACGCCCGGACTCATCGGCCAGTACGGGGTACGGGCCGTCATCGGCAAGGGCGGACTGTACCAGGACAGCCTGGAGGCCATGAAAAAATACGGGGCCGTGTACCTGGCCATTGTAGGCGGCGCGGCGGCTCTGGAAACCGAACAGATCGAGGAAGTGGAACAGGTCTATTTCGAAGAGCTGCATCCCGAAGCCCTTTACCGCTTCCGAGTGAAAAACTTCGGACCGCTGACCGTGGCCATGGACAGCCACGGCGTGCATCTCTACGAGCGGGTCAGCGAAAAAATCAGGGAAAAACTGCCCGACATCTACGCCAGACTCGGCGTGTCGTAG
- a CDS encoding cytochrome b N-terminal domain-containing protein, translating into MSFRSDIGWDKYLKPFLYKRLPDRTGWSAVLGTLCALTFIVLVMTGMILAFYYVPSPDKAWDSVRYISNDVPLGKILRGLHHWGAGLMVFLVFCHLMVTYVHGSYAKPRQLTWITGVCLFLVTLGLGFTGYLLPWDMKAYWATVVGANIPNQYPGVGNYITRFILGGNDISGFTLSRFYSVHTLILPACLLLIMAMHIYLIRIHNISDPRERLAGEALPPADGKPYRFYPEHINRTTLAFGLIFAGLVLLAHYAPPHMEARAGTFIPDYLPRPEWYYMWLFQLLTYFTGSWEMIGSLFLFGGGLFLLFGVPFFSESRLKGVGNRPVSLAVAATFMVCIVYLTLMAYSEAAPYNKFLMLPDRPMSEQAKRGMFLYAERECSYCHNIMGKGGHRTGPDMSNMIKKGRSARYLADYVKNPLKVYSSSTMPAYDLTPEQLKDLAAFLLALDFRGAKAVEKPVSEILGTTKAGQQTGQTDAVASGS; encoded by the coding sequence ATGAGCTTCCGAAGTGACATCGGCTGGGACAAGTATCTCAAGCCCTTCCTGTACAAAAGGCTGCCGGACCGCACCGGCTGGAGCGCCGTGCTGGGCACCCTCTGCGCCCTGACCTTCATTGTTCTGGTGATGACCGGCATGATTCTGGCCTTCTACTATGTGCCGTCGCCGGACAAGGCCTGGGATTCCGTGCGGTACATCAGCAATGACGTGCCCCTGGGCAAAATCCTGCGCGGGCTGCACCACTGGGGCGCGGGTCTGATGGTCTTTCTGGTCTTCTGCCATCTCATGGTGACCTATGTGCACGGCTCCTACGCCAAGCCCCGGCAGCTGACCTGGATCACCGGCGTCTGCCTCTTTCTGGTCACCCTGGGCCTGGGCTTCACCGGCTACCTGCTGCCCTGGGACATGAAGGCCTACTGGGCCACGGTGGTGGGGGCCAACATTCCCAACCAGTATCCCGGCGTGGGCAATTACATCACCCGCTTCATCCTGGGCGGCAACGACATCTCGGGCTTCACGCTCTCGCGCTTCTATTCCGTGCACACCCTGATTCTGCCTGCCTGTCTTCTGCTGATCATGGCCATGCACATCTATCTGATCCGCATCCACAATATCTCCGACCCGCGCGAGCGGCTGGCCGGCGAGGCTCTGCCGCCCGCCGACGGCAAGCCCTACCGCTTCTATCCTGAGCACATCAACCGCACCACCCTGGCTTTCGGACTCATTTTCGCGGGCCTGGTGCTGCTGGCCCACTATGCGCCGCCGCATATGGAAGCCAGGGCGGGCACCTTTATTCCCGATTATCTGCCCCGGCCCGAATGGTACTATATGTGGCTCTTCCAGCTGCTGACTTACTTCACCGGCTCCTGGGAGATGATCGGCAGTCTCTTCCTCTTCGGCGGCGGGCTCTTCCTGCTCTTCGGCGTGCCCTTCTTCAGCGAAAGCAGGCTCAAGGGCGTGGGCAACAGGCCCGTGTCCCTGGCCGTGGCCGCCACCTTCATGGTCTGCATCGTTTATCTCACGCTCATGGCCTACTCCGAGGCCGCACCCTACAACAAGTTCCTCATGCTGCCGGACAGGCCCATGAGCGAACAGGCCAAGCGCGGCATGTTTCTCTATGCCGAACGGGAATGCTCTTACTGCCACAACATCATGGGCAAGGGCGGCCATCGCACCGGGCCGGACATGAGCAATATGATCAAAAAGGGCAGAAGCGCCCGGTACCTGGCGGATTACGTCAAGAATCCGCTCAAAGTATACTCGTCGTCCACCATGCCGGCCTATGACCTCACGCCCGAACAACTCAAGGATCTGGCGGCTTTTTTGCTGGCCTTGGATTTCAGGGGCGCGAAGGCTGTTGAAAAGCCTGTGTCCGAAATTCTCGGAACAACCAAGGCCGGACAGCAAACAGGGCAAACGGACGCCGTCGCGTCCGGCTCATAA